DNA from Edwardsiella tarda ATCC 15947 = NBRC 105688:
AAGATCAAAGGATCTTCTTGAGATCCTTTTTTTCTGCGCGTACTCTTCTGCCTATAAACGAAAAAACCACCCGGCAAGGTGGTTTTTCGAAGGTTCATTAAACCGGCAAGTTTATGAACCGAGGTAACAGGGTGTACAAGACCGCTGCCACCAAAACTGTCCTTCTAGTTTAGCTGTAGTTTGGCTTCGACTTCAAGAACTCTGAATCAGTAATCTCTTGTACACCCTCTTACCAGTGGCTGCTGCCAGTGGCGTTTTGTCGTGTCTATCCGGGTTGGACTCAAGACGATAGTTACCGGATAAGGCGCAGCAGTCGGACTGAACGGGGGGTTCGTGCATACAGTCCAGCTTGGAGCGAACTACCTAACCGGAATCGAGTGTCAGGCGTGGTATGAGAGAACGCGGCCATAACAGCGGATAGACACCGATAAACCGTAGGGTAGGAACAGGAGAGCGCACGAGGGAGCCACCAGGGGGAAACGCCTGGTATCTTTAAGTCCTGTCGGGTTTCGCCACCTTTGGTTTGAGTACCGGAAATCATCTGATTTCAGTGAAACTCGCCAGGGGGGCGGAGCCTATGGAAAAACGGGTTCCCCGCGGCCTCTTCTCTTGTTTTCCTCACCGCTTTCTCGTCTGCTTTCCCACCGTTTCTGTGTGTAACTTTTGCTCTGCCTGTTCCTACCGCTCGCCGCAAGATCGGATTAGGGAGCGGTGAGCTGTGCGAGCCGTGATTCTGTCCGATCGAGGAAGCGGAATATAACCGTGATGTGCATAACGCACGTTCGCTCGTTGCCACAGATATACTATAAGCCAGTATACACTCCGCTAGCGCTACGTGACTGGTTCAGGGC
Protein-coding regions in this window:
- a CDS encoding replication initiation protein encodes the protein MHEPPVQSDCCALSGNYRLESNPDRHDKTPLAAATGKRVYKRLLIQSS